A single Symbiobacterium thermophilum IAM 14863 DNA region contains:
- a CDS encoding glycosyltransferase, which produces MQSLLLFGLAILLFGASLAKLLEGLYAIRAVPSLAHEVPPNASLGPNPPPRVSAIVPACNEARSIESAVRSLIRQDYPNLEVVLVNDRSTDGTGAIMDRLAREFPQVTVVHIDRLPAGWLGKNHALWVGARHASGEILLFTDADVHYDPTTVRRAVAFMEQRRLDHLTLAPDLTVRGYWLEAWVGFFVMAFLAYKTPYRANDPRSKVGTGIGAFNMIRRTAYEAIGTHRAISLRPDDDLRLGQRLKRMGHSSHVAMGRGLVSVEWYTSLREAIRGLEKNAFAGLEYNLGTVFASVVGILAIMVWPYVALFLTEGWTLGLYAGAILLQLALYVLANGAGGPRMCQLALAYPVAALLFAYAIARATYLTLRRGGIAWRGTFYPLALLRSQSGLPD; this is translated from the coding sequence ATGCAGTCGCTGCTCCTCTTCGGGCTGGCCATCCTCCTCTTCGGCGCCAGCCTGGCCAAGCTTCTGGAAGGGCTTTACGCCATCCGGGCGGTACCCAGCCTGGCCCATGAGGTGCCCCCGAACGCCTCCCTGGGACCCAACCCGCCGCCCCGGGTCTCTGCGATCGTTCCGGCATGCAACGAGGCCCGGTCCATCGAGAGCGCCGTCCGCTCCCTGATCCGCCAGGACTACCCGAATCTGGAGGTGGTGCTGGTCAACGACCGCTCCACCGATGGGACCGGCGCGATCATGGACCGGCTTGCCAGGGAGTTTCCGCAGGTGACGGTGGTCCACATCGACCGCCTCCCCGCGGGATGGCTGGGGAAGAATCACGCCCTCTGGGTGGGCGCCCGGCACGCCTCGGGCGAGATCCTCCTCTTCACCGACGCCGACGTTCACTATGACCCGACCACCGTCAGGCGGGCGGTCGCCTTTATGGAGCAGCGCCGGCTCGATCATCTGACCCTCGCCCCTGATCTGACGGTCCGGGGCTATTGGCTGGAGGCCTGGGTCGGCTTCTTCGTCATGGCCTTCCTCGCCTACAAGACCCCGTATCGGGCCAATGACCCGCGCTCGAAGGTCGGCACGGGGATCGGCGCCTTCAACATGATCCGGCGGACGGCCTACGAGGCGATCGGCACGCACCGGGCGATCTCGCTCCGCCCCGATGACGACCTGCGCCTCGGGCAGCGGCTGAAGCGGATGGGGCACTCGTCCCACGTGGCCATGGGCCGGGGGCTGGTCTCCGTCGAGTGGTACACCTCGCTGCGGGAGGCGATACGCGGGCTGGAGAAGAACGCCTTCGCAGGCTTGGAGTACAACCTCGGCACGGTCTTCGCCTCCGTGGTGGGCATCCTGGCGATCATGGTCTGGCCGTACGTTGCGCTCTTCCTCACCGAGGGCTGGACCCTCGGCCTCTACGCCGGAGCCATCCTGCTGCAGCTGGCGCTCTACGTCCTGGCAAACGGAGCGGGTGGGCCCCGGATGTGCCAGCTCGCCCTGGCGTACCCCGTTGCAGCGCTCCTCTTTGCCTATGCCATCGCCCGCGCTACCTACCTCACCCTGCGCCGGGGCGGCATCGCCTGGCGGGGAACCTTCTACCCGCTGGCGCTGCTGCGGAGCCAGAGCGGGCTCCCGGACTAG